The Vicinamibacterales bacterium DNA window GGCGCACATCAAGTGGGGCAACACCCACAACGTCGTCGAGGACGCGCAGGGGCACATCTACGTCCACCATACGGTAGCCACGACCAGCGAGAGTCCCGACACGGTCGTCGTCTTCGACCGCAAGGGGCGCTTCGTCCGCTCGTGGGGCCGGCAGTTTCGCGGCGTCGCGCACGGCCTGTGGCTGCGCAGGGAAGGGCGTGACGAGTTCCTCTACCTGACCGTCAACGCGGCGAACCCGAAGCTCGAGCCGCGCCCCGAGCTGCCGGCGACGGTGGTCAAGGCCACGCTCACCGGGGAGATCGTCTACATGATCCAGGGGCCTCCCGATATTCCCGAATACAAGGACGCGCCCTACAACCCGACGAACATCGCCATCGCGCCCAACGGCGACCTCTACGTGGCGGACGGCTACGGCTCGTATTTCATCAACCACTACACCGCCAAGGGGGATTATCTGAACACCTTCGGCGGGCGCGGATCGGAACCGGGCAGGATGAAGGAGCCGCATGGCATCTGGGTCGACACGCGCAGGAGCGAGCCGATCCTCACGGTCGCGGATCGCCGCAACAACCGCCTGCAGCGGTTTACGCTCGCGGGTGCGCACGTCGATTTCGTCGAGGGCTTCCGGCTCCCCTGCCATTTCCACGAGCGGAACGGCATCGTGGTGATTGCCGATCTCCAGGGCCGCGTCACGCTGATCGATCGCGACAACCGCGTCGTCGCGCACCTCGGCGACGCGACGCCCGACTCGCCGAAGAACCCGTCGCGTGCCACGACCGACCGCGCCAGCTTCGTCCCCGGGCAGTTCGTCACGCCTCACGGCGCCTCGTTCGATCACGACGGCAACATCTTCGTCGTCGAATGGGTGGACATCGGCCGCGTCACCAAGCTGCGACGCATCGCGTGACCGCGGCCTGTTGCGCTGGATGGGCGCGTTGAGTATCGTGGCCTGATGTCTTCATTCTCTCTTGTTCGTTCGACGTGTGCCGCGGCGGTGCTGCTCGCGGTGGGTCTCACTGCCTGCGGCGGCTCGACGCCGGCCTCGTCCGCCACGCCGCCGGCGGCCGCGACGCCGTCTGGCCCTCGCATCTACGTGTCGGATGAAACCGGCACCGAGGTCGTCGTCATCGATCCGGTGGCGCAGCAGGTTGTCCAGAAGATCGCCATCGGCAAGCGGCCGCGCGGCATCAAGCTCTCGCCCGACGGCGCGCAGCTCTACGTCGCGCTGTCGGGCTCGCCGATCGGCGGCCCGAACGTCGACGAGTCGAAGCTGCCGCCCGCCGACCGTACCGCCGACGGCATCGGCATGATCGACGTCGCCAGCCACGCCGTCGTGAAGAAGTACAAGAGCGGCGATGACCCCGAGGCCTTCGCGATCAGCGCCGACGGCAAGACGCTCTACGTCGCCCAGGAGGACGAAGGGACGCTCTCGATTCTCGATCTGCAGAGCGGCCAGGTTCGACAGAAGGTGAAGGCGGGTGAAGAGCCCGAGGGAGTGACCGTCCGCCCCGATGGCAAGGTGGTCTACGTCACGTCGGAGGGAGACGGATTCGTGACTGCCGTCGACACCACGACGCTGCAGGCGATCGGCACGATCAAGACCGGCCCGCGGCCGCGCTCGATCGCGTTCACCAACGACGGCGCCACCGGATTCGTCACGTGCGAGAACGCCGGCGCGCTGACGGTGTTCGACTCGGCGACCAACGCCGTCAAGACGACGATCCAGCTGCCGAAGATCGAGGGGGCGCCGACGCCGCCGCGGCCGATGGGACAGGCGATGTCTGCGGACGGATCGCGCCTGTACGTCTCGCTCGGCCGCTCGAAAGCCGTCGCGATCATCGACACCGCGTCGCTCACCGTCACCGGTACGATTGCCGACGTCGGCGCCCGGCCGTGGGGCATCGCCGTCAGTCCCGACGGCAAGAAGCTCTACACGGCGAACGGCCCGTCGGGTGACGTGTCGATCGTCGATATCGCGTCAGGCAAGGTAGACGCACGGATCAAGGTCGGCGGCAGCCCGTGGGGCGTCGCCGTCGCCGCGGCGAGGTGACCCGGTACCGCGGCCGCCGCGCGTTCTCGATCGAAAACGGCACGCTGCGGGTCACGGTGCTCGCGGAGGGCGGCCACATCGCTGAGATCTGCGATCTGGCAACGGGCGTCAACCCGCTGTGGACGCCGCACTGGCCGTCGATCGAGCCGTCCGAGTACGACGCCGCGCGGCACCCTGAGTACGGCGGCGGCGCCGACGCGTCGCTCCTCGCCGGCATCATGGGGCACAACCTGTGTCTCGACGTGTTTGGCGGTCCTTCGGCCGCGGAGGCCGCCGCGGGGCTGCCTGCGCACGGCGAAGCCAGCGTGGCCCGCTGGGAGATCGACGCCGCCGCCGACGCGATCGCCATGACGACGGTGCTGCCGTCCGCCGGACTGCGCGTCGCCCGCCGGATCCGGATCGACGGACGGACGGTGCAGATCCGCGAGCGCCTCGAAAATGCCAGCCGCATCGATCGCCCGATCGGATGGACCCAGCACGTGACGCTCGGTCCACCGTTCCTCGAGCCCGCCGTCACGCGATTCGACGTAACGGCCGATCGCTCCCTCGTCTTCCCGGGTCCATTCGGGCCCGCCGACTATCTGCAGCCGGGCGCGGAGTTCGCGTGGCCGGATGCGCCGAAGCATGAGGGAGGCGCTGCCGATCTCGGCACCTACACCAGTGCCCGTTGCTCGAGCGCGTATACGGCCCATCGGCTCGATCCCGAACGCGAGACCGCATGGTTCATCGCGTTCTCGCCGCGGCTGCGGCTCGCGTTCGGGTACATCTGGCGGCGCACCGATTTCCCGTGGCTCGGAATGTGGGAAGAGAACCGCTCGCGGACCGCCGCGCCGTGGAACGGCCAGGCGATCACCTGCGGCCTCGAGTTCGGCGTGTCGCCGCTGCCTGAGACTCGGCAGCAGATGATCGAGCGTGGTCCGACCTTCGGCACGCCGGGCTGTCGATGGATCCAGGCGGGACAGGCGGTCGAGGTCGAATACCGCGCGGTGCTGCGGCCGGCGGCCACTCTGCCGGCGTCACTCGAATGATAGAATCGGCCTCAGAGAGGTCCTCATCCATGAAGATGTTTTCGCTCGTGTGTGTGCTCGCGCTCGCGGCGGCGCCCCTGGCCGCCGCTCAGGATATGAAGGCTCCGGCCAAGAAGGCGGCGGCCGCGACGAAGGCGGGGTCCGCCACCGGCGGCCGGACCGTGGAGATCACCGGCTCCGAGACGATGAAGTATTCGGTGACCGAGATCACCGCCAAGCCTGGCGAGAAACTTCACATCGTGCTGAAGGCGCTCGGCAGCATGCCGAAGATCGCGATGGCCCACAACTTCGTGCTGTTGAAGGCGGGCGTCAGCGGCCAGGATGTCGCCACCGCCGCGTTCAACGCGCGCGCGACCGATTTCATCCCGCCGGACATGAAGGACAAGATCCTCGTGCACACGGGCCTCGTCGGCGGCGGCGAGACGGGCGAGATCAGCTTCACCGCGCCGGCCAAGCCGGGCACCTACACCTTCCTCTGCACGTTCCCTGGGCACTTCTCGCAGGGAATGACGGGGACGCTGACGGTCAAGTAGGTACCGACAGGGACCCGAGCCGAGGGGACACATCAGGGGAGCCCGCCCGGGCTATTGAACGGGCGGCTCCCTTTTTTGTTGGGGCGACGGGCTAGTTGGG harbors:
- a CDS encoding plastocyanin/azurin family copper-binding protein — encoded protein: MKMFSLVCVLALAAAPLAAAQDMKAPAKKAAAATKAGSATGGRTVEITGSETMKYSVTEITAKPGEKLHIVLKALGSMPKIAMAHNFVLLKAGVSGQDVATAAFNARATDFIPPDMKDKILVHTGLVGGGETGEISFTAPAKPGTYTFLCTFPGHFSQGMTGTLTVK